A window of Paenibacillus polygoni contains these coding sequences:
- a CDS encoding glycoside hydrolase family 88/105 protein, with protein sequence MLQLNYDREEIIRIIDNVVKKTMAMDLTWDWPCGVAYYGVSRAYQTTGNKEYLNMLIHWADEYIELGLPHWTVNTCAMGHMPITLYEETGDQKYWDIVMSKVDYLQNHALRFGDNVLQHTVSANNDFPEQAWADTLFMAAFFLLRVGTKLKDEAMIQDALNQYYWHIKYLQDPSTGFWYHGYNNVNQDHMSGFFWGRANAWGAYTMSQVKILLKDWYLYPQCMDVECSLRDQLAGLKLVQTENGLWRTILDDMESYEEVSASCGIAAAMINNGNPLHTKYVQKALNGILNHITEDGRVLGVSGGTAVMKDREGYRNIPKDWIQGWGQGLALSFLSDMLT encoded by the coding sequence ATGCTTCAATTAAACTATGACAGAGAAGAGATCATAAGGATCATCGACAACGTCGTCAAAAAAACAATGGCAATGGATTTAACATGGGACTGGCCTTGCGGTGTGGCTTATTATGGGGTATCCAGAGCCTATCAAACAACAGGGAATAAAGAGTATCTGAATATGCTGATTCATTGGGCAGATGAATATATCGAGCTTGGCCTGCCGCATTGGACGGTAAACACATGTGCTATGGGGCATATGCCGATCACATTGTATGAAGAAACAGGGGATCAGAAATATTGGGATATTGTGATGAGCAAGGTAGATTATCTCCAGAACCATGCGCTCAGGTTTGGGGACAATGTTCTGCAGCATACGGTATCGGCGAATAATGATTTTCCAGAACAAGCTTGGGCGGATACTTTGTTTATGGCGGCATTTTTCCTGCTCCGTGTAGGAACCAAATTGAAAGATGAGGCAATGATCCAGGATGCCCTCAATCAATATTACTGGCATATCAAATACCTGCAAGATCCTAGCACGGGTTTTTGGTACCACGGCTATAACAATGTCAATCAGGATCATATGTCTGGATTTTTTTGGGGAAGAGCGAATGCTTGGGGAGCTTATACGATGTCACAAGTGAAGATACTTTTGAAAGACTGGTATTTGTATCCTCAGTGCATGGACGTGGAGTGTTCGCTTCGAGATCAACTTGCGGGGCTAAAGCTTGTCCAGACGGAGAACGGCTTGTGGCGGACCATACTTGATGATATGGAATCTTATGAAGAAGTGTCTGCCTCTTGCGGTATTGCAGCTGCAATGATTAATAACGGTAACCCGCTGCATACCAAATATGTGCAAAAAGCCTTGAATGGCATATTAAACCATATTACCGAAGACGGCCGAGTACTCGGTGTATCAGGCGGTACAGCGGTGATGAAAGACCGGGAAGGGTATCGTAATATTCCAAAAGACTGGATTCAGGGCTGGGGCCAAGGCCTCGCACTTTCTTTTCTATCCGATATGCTTACATAG
- a CDS encoding DUF3600 domain-containing protein yields MGHHIKQELSNIEIPVELHERSKLGVRKAKSEMGSIRKRSSKKRWVIAGIAACLVIPTSAFAYQALLVDDIYGSFENLKKHGIHITMEGYLLANAKLNQAKGNLGKEEFKQFKDALHVITNAKIEYGDKNGNIDYSQVPAEQLEKMKVLLSEIQPYFDKINGLPSSKEVLTAEEYEQYMQTLITYETIQAKLGLSSIKEINAVPAEFREEFRKARDYLTYVYEKQAGN; encoded by the coding sequence ATGGGTCATCATATTAAGCAAGAGTTATCTAATATCGAAATCCCTGTGGAGCTTCATGAAAGAAGTAAATTGGGTGTTCGTAAGGCAAAATCTGAAATGGGCAGTATACGGAAGCGTTCTTCTAAAAAAAGATGGGTGATCGCTGGTATTGCTGCTTGCTTAGTGATCCCAACCAGTGCATTTGCTTATCAAGCATTGCTAGTAGATGATATCTATGGTTCCTTTGAGAATCTGAAAAAACATGGGATTCATATTACAATGGAAGGTTACTTATTAGCTAATGCAAAATTAAATCAAGCAAAAGGTAACCTAGGAAAAGAAGAATTCAAACAATTTAAAGATGCATTACACGTAATTACAAATGCAAAAATTGAATATGGCGATAAAAATGGAAACATCGATTATTCTCAAGTACCTGCAGAACAATTAGAGAAAATGAAAGTATTATTGAGCGAAATTCAACCCTACTTTGACAAAATAAACGGACTGCCCTCAAGTAAAGAGGTGCTAACAGCAGAAGAATACGAACAGTACATGCAAACTTTAATCACTTATGAAACGATTCAGGCAAAACTAGGGCTCTCTAGTATTAAAGAAATCAATGCAGTTCCTGCAGAATTCAGAGAGGAATTCAGGAAAGCTCGAGACTACTTAACTTATGTATACGAAAAACAAGCTGGAAATTGA
- a CDS encoding sigma-70 family RNA polymerase sigma factor — translation MKHERLVKKAQKGNDKAFLLLFQQYEADIYRMAYVYVKNKEDALDLVQEVAYQSFKNISTLKKPEYFKTWLMKITINYALSLINRNKKVIPLHADFEVPAGTEDEDIALTISLNKLIDTLKEDEKSVILLKYYDDRTLKEISEILDIPLGTAKSVLYRALGTLRQQLKEEAGIYGSSY, via the coding sequence ATGAAACATGAACGTTTAGTAAAGAAAGCGCAAAAAGGAAACGATAAAGCCTTTTTACTTCTTTTTCAGCAGTATGAAGCAGATATTTATCGAATGGCCTATGTTTATGTGAAAAATAAAGAAGATGCACTAGATCTTGTTCAAGAAGTGGCCTATCAGTCGTTTAAGAATATCAGTACTTTGAAAAAACCAGAGTATTTTAAGACTTGGCTCATGAAAATTACAATCAATTATGCACTGAGCTTAATCAATAGAAATAAAAAAGTGATCCCGTTACATGCAGACTTTGAAGTGCCTGCTGGGACAGAAGATGAAGATATTGCACTTACGATATCTTTAAATAAGCTGATTGATACGTTGAAAGAGGATGAGAAGAGTGTCATTTTACTAAAGTATTACGATGATCGCACACTAAAGGAAATTTCAGAGATATTAGATATTCCGCTTGGAACCGCAAAGTCTGTTCTTTACCGCGCTCTAGGTACGCTTCGTCAACAATTAAAGGAGGAGGCAGGTATTTATGGGTCATCATATTAA
- a CDS encoding cation:proton antiporter regulatory subunit yields MGTIRESDLPGIGKKYQLEANSGSKIVVVIHNDGRRELYHFLDEDPDECISQVSLDDEESRQIASIIGGMQYKPKALDTVQVTLDELVIEWCKIEPHFKSINKTIEELHVRARTGATILAIVEKGKQKINPGPQDRLMLGMTLVVAGERKQIKQLNDLLLEG; encoded by the coding sequence ATGGGAACTATAAGAGAATCTGATCTTCCTGGAATAGGAAAAAAGTATCAATTGGAAGCGAATTCAGGCAGTAAGATCGTGGTAGTCATCCATAATGATGGAAGAAGAGAACTCTATCATTTTTTAGATGAGGATCCAGATGAATGCATCTCTCAAGTAAGCTTGGATGATGAAGAGTCCAGACAGATTGCTTCGATTATTGGAGGCATGCAGTACAAACCGAAGGCACTTGATACGGTTCAAGTAACGCTTGATGAACTCGTCATTGAATGGTGCAAAATAGAGCCGCACTTTAAAAGCATTAATAAAACAATCGAAGAATTACATGTTAGAGCCCGCACGGGTGCAACGATCCTTGCTATTGTAGAGAAGGGAAAACAGAAGATTAATCCTGGCCCGCAAGATAGACTGATGCTCGGGATGACGCTTGTTGTAGCGGGAGAGAGAAAACAAATTAAGCAGCTGAATGATCTATTGTTAGAAGGGTAA
- a CDS encoding cation:proton antiporter, whose protein sequence is MDHMIFEVGTALLLIAIFSLIAGKFKFSIIPFLIVLGMIVGPHAPTLGLIDLTFIESNEVIAFLGRIGVLFLLFYIGLEFSVSKLIKSGRNIVFGGTVYVLINFIIGLAYGFMVSFPLYETLIIAGMLSVSSTAIVAKVLVDFRRTGNSETELILGMILFDDLFLAVFLSVMSGLLLGGATSIGGILLSVALSMGYMLLFFVIARKGTPLLNKLLNITSNEIFIIVVFSLLFFIAGFSETLHVAEAIGALLFGLALSETTHSKRIEQLVVPFRDFFGAIFFFSFGLSIDPLTLGDAAWIAIGAVVLTMIGNILAGMIAGRKAGLSHKASTNIGLTVMARGEFTIIVANLGISAGLLPILKPFSALYVLILAILGPLLAKESKHIYNGLNKLFRWNQVKEKPKEEKWNESI, encoded by the coding sequence ATGGACCATATGATTTTCGAAGTTGGAACCGCTTTATTACTTATTGCGATCTTTTCACTGATTGCAGGTAAATTCAAGTTTTCAATCATACCCTTTTTAATTGTGTTAGGGATGATCGTTGGGCCGCACGCCCCGACACTAGGGTTGATTGATTTGACCTTCATTGAAAGTAATGAAGTGATCGCCTTTTTAGGTCGGATCGGGGTTCTGTTTTTATTATTTTATATAGGACTCGAGTTCTCCGTATCTAAATTAATTAAATCAGGCCGCAATATTGTGTTTGGTGGAACGGTCTATGTTCTGATCAATTTTATTATCGGTTTAGCTTATGGTTTCATGGTGAGCTTCCCGTTATATGAAACGTTAATTATTGCAGGGATGTTATCTGTATCCTCTACGGCCATTGTGGCAAAAGTACTCGTCGATTTCAGACGGACGGGTAACTCTGAGACAGAGCTTATCCTGGGTATGATTTTGTTTGATGATTTGTTCCTCGCTGTTTTCCTATCCGTGATGTCTGGTCTACTCCTAGGGGGAGCAACGTCTATTGGTGGTATTCTGCTATCTGTAGCACTCTCAATGGGGTATATGTTACTATTCTTCGTCATTGCAAGAAAAGGAACGCCTTTGCTAAATAAGCTGCTTAATATTACATCCAATGAAATATTCATTATCGTTGTATTCTCACTTTTGTTCTTTATCGCTGGTTTTTCCGAGACTCTGCATGTAGCAGAAGCGATCGGGGCTTTATTATTTGGGTTAGCTCTATCGGAAACAACCCACAGTAAGAGGATCGAACAGCTCGTGGTTCCGTTCCGAGATTTCTTTGGTGCCATCTTCTTCTTCAGCTTTGGTCTAAGTATTGACCCGTTAACACTGGGTGATGCGGCATGGATCGCCATTGGGGCTGTTGTGTTAACAATGATAGGGAATATTCTAGCAGGAATGATCGCTGGACGAAAAGCGGGACTATCTCATAAAGCTTCGACCAATATTGGTCTTACGGTGATGGCTCGGGGAGAGTTCACGATCATAGTAGCTAATTTAGGGATATCAGCTGGTTTGTTACCGATTTTAAAACCATTTTCGGCACTATATGTGTTAATATTGGCTATTCTTGGTCCACTACTAGCGAAAGAATCAAAACATATCTATAATGGCTTAAATAAACTGTTTAGATGGAACCAAGTAAAGGAAAAACCGAAAGAGGAAAAATGGAACGAATCCATCTGA
- a CDS encoding beta-ketoacyl-ACP synthase III has product MNSVYITSLGKFLPGSPVSNDEIEDYLGKIGGKTSKTKRIILEKNQIRYRYYAMNKEQKSIYSNTEMASLAIRDALNRNGNVEEHQIGFLAAGTTRADLLLPGFASMVHAETELPVMEISSHTGLCASGMHALKNAYLHIKSGENTVAISCASEFLSREFKHTKFEAQKNYANGRVPFDTDFLRFMLSDGAGAAVLQNAPSQEGQSLRIEWIDNKSYANQYDVCMYSGMDKESGISSWLDYPSIHEAADQGALNLKQDVRLVNEITKVGTNQILELIEEGKINPEAIDWMVCHYSSHFFKEEIFRLFELGGVNIPEEKWFTNLYTKGNTGSASIYIMLEELLNSGRLTEGEQVLCVVPESGRFQSCIMMLTVMGSPLEMNDYRN; this is encoded by the coding sequence ATGAATTCTGTCTATATTACAAGTTTAGGTAAGTTCCTTCCAGGCTCTCCCGTTAGCAATGATGAAATTGAAGATTATCTTGGCAAAATAGGAGGTAAGACATCCAAGACCAAGCGGATTATTCTGGAGAAGAATCAAATTCGTTATCGCTACTATGCGATGAATAAGGAACAAAAGAGTATATATTCCAACACAGAAATGGCTTCCTTGGCTATTCGTGATGCACTCAATCGGAATGGGAATGTGGAAGAACATCAGATTGGATTCCTAGCGGCCGGTACAACAAGAGCTGACTTACTCCTCCCTGGATTTGCAAGTATGGTACATGCCGAGACTGAATTACCTGTTATGGAAATTTCATCGCATACGGGGTTATGTGCCAGTGGAATGCACGCCCTCAAGAATGCTTATTTACATATAAAATCGGGTGAGAATACAGTAGCAATCTCATGTGCCAGTGAGTTTCTGAGCCGGGAATTTAAACATACAAAGTTTGAAGCACAAAAGAATTATGCGAACGGTCGAGTACCATTTGATACGGATTTCTTAAGATTTATGCTGTCAGATGGTGCAGGTGCAGCGGTACTGCAAAATGCTCCTTCCCAGGAAGGTCAGTCGCTGCGAATTGAATGGATAGACAACAAGTCTTATGCGAATCAATACGATGTTTGTATGTATTCAGGAATGGATAAAGAGAGCGGTATCTCTTCCTGGCTTGATTATCCATCTATTCATGAAGCGGCAGATCAAGGAGCCCTTAATCTGAAGCAAGATGTGAGGCTTGTTAATGAAATTACAAAGGTGGGAACGAATCAAATCCTGGAGCTGATAGAGGAAGGTAAGATTAATCCCGAAGCAATTGACTGGATGGTCTGCCATTATTCATCTCATTTTTTCAAAGAGGAAATATTTCGGTTGTTTGAGCTGGGTGGAGTGAACATCCCTGAAGAGAAGTGGTTTACGAATTTATATACGAAAGGTAATACCGGATCGGCTTCAATCTATATTATGCTTGAGGAATTGCTGAATTCGGGTCGTTTAACAGAGGGAGAGCAGGTGCTGTGCGTCGTTCCCGAAAGTGGGAGATTTCAAAGCTGTATTATGATGCTGACCGTTATGGGATCTCCATTGGAAATGAACGATTACAGAAACTAA
- a CDS encoding helix-turn-helix domain-containing protein, with amino-acid sequence MPRKKKPVIEYRHYSLPLNFPILLLSGERWKISDIKSEHLHFHNHLEIGICHSDSGFMEIKGESIPFQAGDVTFIPRYLPHTTYSSPNTASRWSYLFFSPEDLFRYSFKGAYHNFEPNLQMLKGMNCIFNKENHPKIYTLATSVVEELKQQNTHYQESALGLLLSLYIELLRIHSMSLPLANQETEQNVKGDFVISPVLEYITKNYMRPITINFLADLCHLSPTHFRRKFHEMMGTSPLDFLNSTRIEEACKQLKRTDDSILSISEQVGFQSISSFNRCFSKLMGKSPKQWRKGVQSEAQSANASILEFTGWV; translated from the coding sequence ATGCCCAGAAAAAAGAAACCGGTCATTGAATACCGTCACTACAGCTTGCCTCTCAACTTCCCGATCTTGCTGTTAAGCGGTGAACGCTGGAAGATTTCTGATATCAAAAGCGAGCATCTCCATTTTCATAACCATTTGGAGATTGGAATCTGTCATTCAGACAGCGGCTTTATGGAGATCAAAGGAGAGTCTATCCCTTTTCAAGCCGGCGATGTAACCTTCATTCCGAGGTATCTCCCTCATACGACGTATAGTTCACCAAATACAGCCAGTCGCTGGTCCTATCTCTTTTTTTCGCCGGAAGACCTCTTTAGGTATTCATTTAAAGGTGCATACCATAACTTCGAACCCAACCTGCAGATGCTAAAGGGAATGAACTGTATATTTAACAAAGAGAACCATCCGAAGATTTATACCCTTGCGACGTCGGTTGTAGAAGAACTGAAACAGCAGAATACTCACTATCAGGAAAGTGCCTTAGGCTTACTATTATCTTTATATATCGAACTTCTTAGAATTCACTCCATGAGTCTCCCCTTGGCAAATCAAGAAACCGAGCAAAATGTGAAAGGTGATTTTGTTATTTCACCGGTTCTGGAATATATCACGAAAAATTACATGAGACCGATCACTATCAATTTTCTAGCCGATTTATGCCATTTAAGCCCTACTCATTTCCGTAGAAAGTTCCATGAAATGATGGGAACCTCTCCTCTCGATTTTCTAAACAGTACCCGGATTGAAGAAGCCTGCAAGCAGTTAAAACGTACGGATGATTCCATTCTTTCTATATCTGAGCAAGTCGGATTTCAGTCCATATCCAGCTTCAATCGTTGTTTTTCCAAACTTATGGGGAAGTCTCCTAAACAGTGGCGTAAAGGGGTGCAATCAGAAGCACAATCCGCGAATGCGTCTATACTTGAGTTTACGGGGTGGGTATAG
- the gnpA gene encoding 1,3-beta-galactosyl-N-acetylhexosamine phosphorylase has product MSKKTTGSFTLPGESGYETLTLQLAERWGADVIRDSDGTKLSDEIINAGYGIYSTICIIRDHNEWARKNLDKLQQCFLITGAKVAVQDYISIYLMEDFFDEQFRVNDSKEALKYWQVYDRTTGEEVPREQWNYERESGNVVISGITPWHKYTVSFMVYRIWEEISMYNHTTNHWDKEHLMQIDPMYADTQKYLLEWMEAWCEQHKETTVVRFTSLFYNFAWIWGSNERNRHLFTDWGAYDFTVSSRALDLFEKKYGYSLTAEDFVNGGKYRVSHILAEQRKLDYMAFINDFVIDFGKQLIDIVHKHDKLAYVFYDDSWVGMEPYNDRFQEFGFDGMIKCVFSGYEARLCSGVKVDTHEIRLHPYLFPVGLGGLPTFMEGGDPTLDAKKYWINIRRALLREPIDRIGLGGYLHLVEPYPDFCDYIEKIANEFREIKELHDKGKPYHIKTKVAVLHSWGKLRAWTLSGHFHETYMHDLIHINEALSGLPIEVQFIDFEDIRQGVLQNCDVVINAGSAGSAWSGGGNWHDHKCVDLLTKWVYEGGTFIGVNQPSAVEGHDTFFRMSHVLGLDEDTGARVAHGKWTFEASDEHGFVPEGASIAPKNNIYLTDGSAAVVGEVSGMVTLSTHTFGKGKGIYLPSFEFSLENTRLLLNIIRYAGDELHETKYITDNLYTECTYYPESKILVVINNSDEVQRTTIDTEYGKQTMELEPYDTIIRTIGELVIK; this is encoded by the coding sequence TTGTCTAAAAAAACAACGGGATCCTTTACTCTGCCAGGAGAATCAGGTTATGAGACACTTACGCTACAGTTAGCGGAGCGGTGGGGCGCTGATGTGATCCGTGATAGTGACGGTACGAAATTATCCGATGAGATTATTAACGCAGGATACGGTATTTATTCGACGATTTGTATCATCAGAGATCATAACGAATGGGCAAGAAAGAATCTCGATAAGCTGCAGCAATGTTTTTTAATTACGGGTGCGAAGGTCGCTGTACAAGATTATATCTCGATTTATCTAATGGAAGATTTCTTTGACGAACAATTCCGAGTAAATGACTCCAAAGAAGCGCTGAAGTATTGGCAAGTGTATGACCGGACAACAGGGGAAGAAGTTCCTAGAGAACAATGGAATTATGAAAGAGAATCAGGAAATGTAGTCATCAGCGGAATTACCCCTTGGCATAAATACACAGTAAGCTTCATGGTCTACCGGATCTGGGAAGAGATCTCCATGTACAATCACACAACGAATCATTGGGACAAAGAGCATTTGATGCAGATCGATCCGATGTATGCGGATACGCAAAAGTATCTGCTGGAGTGGATGGAAGCTTGGTGCGAGCAGCATAAGGAGACAACCGTTGTTCGGTTCACCTCTTTATTTTATAATTTCGCCTGGATTTGGGGCAGTAATGAACGCAATCGCCATCTGTTCACAGACTGGGGGGCCTATGATTTTACGGTAAGTTCAAGAGCACTGGATCTTTTTGAAAAGAAATATGGATATTCGCTTACAGCCGAAGATTTTGTGAATGGCGGAAAATATCGCGTCAGTCATATCCTAGCGGAGCAGCGGAAGCTCGACTATATGGCATTTATCAATGATTTTGTCATTGATTTCGGGAAGCAATTAATTGATATTGTCCATAAGCATGATAAGCTTGCGTATGTTTTTTACGATGACAGCTGGGTGGGGATGGAACCGTACAATGATCGCTTTCAGGAATTTGGATTTGATGGAATGATTAAATGTGTATTCTCTGGTTATGAAGCAAGGCTTTGTTCCGGTGTGAAAGTAGATACGCATGAGATACGGCTGCATCCTTATCTTTTCCCGGTTGGTTTAGGCGGGCTTCCTACTTTTATGGAAGGCGGGGACCCAACGCTTGATGCCAAAAAGTATTGGATCAATATCCGGCGCGCTTTGCTGCGTGAGCCGATTGACCGGATTGGACTTGGCGGATATTTGCATCTGGTAGAGCCGTATCCCGATTTTTGCGATTACATTGAGAAGATTGCGAATGAATTCAGAGAGATTAAAGAGCTGCACGATAAAGGAAAACCGTATCATATCAAGACAAAAGTAGCGGTTCTGCATAGCTGGGGCAAGCTGAGAGCCTGGACATTGTCTGGACATTTCCACGAAACCTATATGCATGATTTGATTCATATTAATGAAGCTCTATCGGGACTGCCGATTGAAGTTCAGTTCATTGATTTTGAAGATATCCGTCAGGGCGTATTGCAAAATTGTGATGTAGTCATTAATGCGGGATCTGCCGGTTCAGCGTGGAGCGGTGGAGGGAACTGGCATGACCACAAGTGTGTGGACTTACTGACGAAATGGGTGTATGAGGGCGGTACTTTTATTGGAGTTAATCAGCCATCGGCAGTAGAAGGGCACGATACCTTTTTCAGAATGTCACACGTTCTCGGTCTGGATGAGGATACCGGCGCAAGGGTGGCTCATGGAAAATGGACTTTTGAAGCTTCGGACGAGCATGGCTTCGTACCTGAAGGAGCAAGTATAGCACCAAAGAATAACATTTATCTCACGGACGGATCAGCTGCAGTCGTGGGTGAAGTGAGTGGAATGGTAACTCTGTCTACGCATACCTTTGGAAAAGGGAAAGGGATTTACCTTCCTTCCTTTGAATTCAGTTTGGAAAATACAAGATTACTGCTGAACATCATTCGTTATGCCGGAGATGAGTTACATGAGACGAAATATATTACGGATAATTTATATACAGAATGTACTTATTACCCAGAGAGTAAGATATTAGTTGTGATTAATAACAGTGATGAGGTTCAGAGGACAACGATTGATACGGAATATGGAAAACAAACCATGGAGCTTGAGCCGTATGACACGATTATTAGAACGATTGGTGAATTAGTGATTAAATAA